Within the Mucilaginibacter sp. CSA2-8R genome, the region TTTCATACGTTACCTGCCGGTAAAAAATACGGTGCTTACCCGCTCGATAGCGTGTTTGATGCTTTCAGGGTGAGTTATAAGCAGTCGCTGAGTGAGATGAACACCGACAAGGAGTTTTACTACTCCGGCTCTACCGCAACGCAACCGCGCAACGGCAAAGTGCTACAACACGTTGCAGGTGTAGGCAGCTCCGTTGTTGTAAAATATCCTGGCTATGGCGCTTACTTTTTAGATAAACTTGAAAATGGTATCTGGCGATTGGAAGTAATGCCTGATGCCATCACCATTCGCGATCCGTTTGCCCAGCCATCACCGTCCCGCGAAGCGGTACATATTGCCTGGAACAGCCAACCCATGCAGATTATGCTTGCTGATTTGGGCAGCGATTTTAAAGTGCAGGGCGTTAACGCTCAAAATAGCTACACAACCACTGCCCGCCAAAACAGCTTTACTATTAAACCGGGTACTTACTTGCTGATTAAACCTGGTAAAAATAGTAGCCAGTGGACGGCTGAGCGTAAGGTGGGTTATTTAAAGCTTGATGAATTTGTTGCCCCGCAACCAGTAAGCCACGAGCCTTACATAGCACATAACCCGGCAACGGAAGTTAGCACCGGGAAACCGATAATGGTGAACATTAAAGCCATCAATATTGACTCGGCAGACAAGGTTACGTTATTGATGAAGTGGCCTTACAGTGGCCCCAACCATACGGCCATGACCCGTGTTACCCCTAATGATTATACGGCCACTATACCACCCGACGGCTCGGGCAACGGCAAAATCAGTTACCGCGTTGTAGTGCAGCATGGCCAGGATGAATATACTACTTTTCCGGGCGGCCATAAAGGTAATCCCAACCGCTGGGACTATCTGAACGATGATTACTGGCAAACATTTGTTGCTGCGCCCAACGCTGCCATCAGCCTGTTTAATGCCACAATCGACCAGGACAAAACCAATACCTATGTACCCGAAACTGCAAAGCAGGCTAAAGTGCAATGGGCTGGCGGGTCGGTAACCGGGCATTTGGCCTTAAGCATGAGCACACCTTTATTACAGCAAAACCAGGTATTGGGTATGCAACTCTACATCGGCGATAAACTGAACAACCGCGCCAGTGATTTGCCGGGCATCACCAAAATAATCATCAAAGCCCGCACAACCGGAGCCCCAACCGCCAAACTACGCTTAGCACTCATTAATCAGGATGCAGCAGCTTATGCAACAACAATTGAGTTAAGTGCCGATTTCAAAACGATAGAAATACCACTCACCAGTTTAAAGCCAGATTCTGCATTGCTTTTGCCCCGACCTTATCCGGGCTTTATGCCTTTGTGGTTTAAAGCCGGAAGCTTTACAGGCTTTAAATTGCCAGAGGCTGATAAACTCGGACTCACATTTAACGGACCACTAAATCAGGAGCAATCGGGCAAGGTCGCATCCATAGAGGTCGAATCTGTCTGGCTGGAAAAATAGATAGCTGGTTAATGATTGACATTATCAATAAACAATTGCATAGAACGTGGCGAGATACTCCAGTTGGGAGCTGGCATATGCCCCCAAACTTTGGGGTTATCATACAAATTAAAGTAGCTCACGCCAAACACATGCGGGTTAGCCTTAATGGTAGCCGCAGCATTCTGCAGCCATTGGTTTTGAAAAGCTTCAGGGCCTTTTACACCAAACTCGGCAATAAACAGTGGCTTGCTTAAAAAGCGCATCCGGTAATATTTACGCTTAAAAATATTACTAAAGAGTTCCTGTTTACCGGGGTCGGTAATGTTTTTATCGGGCAACCCGTAAATAGCAATACTGATGTAGTCAACCACATCATTGCCCGGCCAAAAATCAACTGAGCCACGATCACCAGCCGGCGCCCATATCTTTTTTACATTGGTTGGTGGGCCGCCGTTAAGTTGCATAAAATGACGGTAGGCCTGGATGTATTGAACCGGATCCTGACTTTGCCAGGCATAGCGGTGTATGGGTATTTCCATCTCATGCATAAACCGTAAATAAACAGTTTGCCGGGTACTGCCCAATATGCCGAAAAGTTTAGAAAACACCTTATCGTAACGCCCCTGTAAAATATGCGTAATTACCTGAGTGTCGGTTATACCACTGGTATCTTTCCAGGGCTCTATGGTAACAATAATATCATGATGACGGTTAGCCATCGCTTTAAACTTCTTTTCAAATTCGTTTCGTTGTACTTCGCCTAAATCTGTAAAAAGATGCTCGGCCATGATACCTTTCAGGTTAATCAGCCTTTGCTGAGGATCATAAACACCTATTTGCAGCTTTTTTCTGGCAGGTTTGACCGGGTCTCCAACCACAAAATTATAGGATGAATAAACTGCTGTTTTAGAGAGTGACGTAATATAGGCAGCCTCGGTAGTTAACCATTCGGACTTAAAATTTTTGCGCTGAACGTGGCTCGACCCCAATACAATTACCGGCTTATTAATAAAGCGCATCCGGTGTAGCTTTTGCCTTAGTATTGCGGGTATTGATGATGTTGCGGGATAGGCCTGTGCCTTATCTTCAGACAAGCTGCCTAACGTAACGCTTACGGCATCAACATACCGGTTGCTGGGCCAATACTCCGTGTCGCCGGGGTAACCACTTGGCCCCCAAACCATTTTAGTTTTAGGTGCCAGTTGCTTCAGTTTAGCAGCTATATAATTAAATGCCTTGCTATAATCCTCAGGCGATTGATATTGCCACGGGAAAACTAAGGCAGGGATTTCCATGTCGGGGTCAAACCGTACATAAACATCATATTTACTCTGCGCAATAATAGCGCCCAATTGATGTATCTGATTGTCAAATTTACCATGGTAAACAGCAGCCAGTACATTGTCTGCGCTCAACAAGCCCTTAAGCCACGTTTCAACAGTAATTAAGGCGGGGCCATGTGCCAGTAATTGCTGAAGCGACTGTTCATCAAACCATAAAGATGTTGATTTGCAGATTACCGAGCCATGCTCTATGTTCAAATGATGTACACTTGTAGTATCACCTATGCGACTTAACATGCCTAATACCTGTTCTTGCGAACGGAGGTAGTACTCATCCTGACAGTACGATGTTACGTTTTTTTTGATGTACCTATAATTTAGTACAATGGCAAGAAGAAGTACTAATAATACAGCAAAACACCATCTACAACCTTTTAAATTAAACGCCGGCATTATACTTATTGGTAAAAAGGTATGTCGAGCGCTGAGTATGCTTCGTTAATATTATGCCCTTGGGCAGCAATCAGGTACAAATGATAATTTGAGGGGGCATCGGGTATTGCTAATTTTAAGGTAGGCCCGCTACCCACCTTTTCAACATGTATAGGTTTGCCCCATTCATTGCTTCTAACCATGTACCATTCGTAGTTCAAACCCGTTTGCAGGTAAGCCGCCAAATGCCATTTATTTTGCATAAACACTAATGCCTGGTACGGAATTTTGGCACCAGGTGCGGTTGAGATGGCTGGTCTTAAAATTTTAACCGCAGGTAAATGATTGGCTGCAATATTACCATGGAATGCTTGGCTGATAGCATGTAGATAAGGCTTATTGCGCCCGTAAATACCTTTCAGACCATCTACCGTAATTGACGATGCCGCAAGTTGGTCTTGCCAGTTAGCATAAAAAACTCCTTGTGCCGGATAATTTCCGTTAGTAAAGGCGCGGGGGTTAGCGTTACTAAAATAAAATGGCACTTTCAGGCTGTCGGTAACATGGGTAAGCGAAGCTTCATCGGTAAGAACCAGTCCGTAGGCATCTAAGGCCGGAATATTCGTTTTTAACAAATTTATAGCGCTGTACAAACCGGGAGCTGCCATTACCTCAGCGCTTAAACTTCGCGACGGATCCTGCTGCTTGATTTGTTCAACCAGTTGCTTCATCCACCGGATATAATTTTTTCGTGCTACGTTTAATTGAGGTTGCTTATAATACTCATCCAATTGTTGTAAGGCTGTATTACTCAAACTCCAGGATGTAATAGTTGGATTACTTTTTTGAGCATTTACCACGCTGATGATATCGTCTGATAGTTCATACAAATAATCAAAATCATTAACAAAGGCTGCCGGTGATGGTATCCAAAAACTATATTGAATTTTTAATCCACTTTCTGCAGCTTCATTAAGCAAAGTTTTATCATAAATACCCGGGCCGTATAATTTAACCGTATTTATACCAACGCGTTTCATTTCGGCAAAGTCGGCCGCAATTGCACGCTTGTCAAGCGTAACAGCATTTTTAAACCAATAATTGCCTTTAGAATAAATTACACCATGTATATCGCGGTAACAAGAGGGCTGCGGTACAAATGCTGACCGGTATTGATTTGCAGGCTTACCATAGTTGTTTGATTGAAAAATAAAATTGTTTGCCATTACCGTTGGGGTGCGTTCTTGCGCATCAGCGGCCATAGTATGGGCAACATCAATTTTAAAGCCGGCAACCAATGGTTTTACTCCGGTAATATTGAACTCACCAATTAAAAAACCTGACGGATAAAATGAGGCTATTGAAGATGAACCGTCACTTCCGTTATACATGCCTGCAATGCTCAAAGTAGTGATGCCAAGCACCATGGCCAAGCTTCCGGCCCTTACACTTGCATATACTTTGCGCCGCAGTAGCCAAAAATGCCCTTTAGCCTGATGAATGCCCCGCAAAAATGCCTGCACCAACTGATGACGCTTCTGGTAATTACGCATTTGTATCTGCGCACTCGAAACCAACACAAAAAACATCAGCAAGCAGTTTAGCCCCGCAATGCCTGCCATAAAAATAGTGTATGGATTTAAGTTTTGTGTAATACCATAGGCTATGGCCAGCATTGAAAGTAGCAGGACAGCGATATTGGGAAGGTTTATCTTAAAATTAACGGGATCATTCAAGTCTTTAGGCGTAGGGATATACGGTACTTTCTTGCGAAAAAATGTATAAACAACCCCCGTAATAAACACCCACCATGTACCAATCAGTAAAAGGCCGCCTACGATGTGAAAGCCTCGTTCCCGATCTTCCATTACCCATTGTTGTACATAATGCCTTATCAAAATAACGGCAGTAACATAGGGCACACTGATAAGCACAAATTGTGTAAAATCTATCTTTAAGGGATACAAGCCGGTAAACAGTGATATGACAGGGATTAAAAAGTTAATTAAAAATATAAAGCCTGATATATAAAATAAAGGCAGCAGCCCGTAATGCAATTTTTGCCGCCAGGTAAACTTTTTAAATAAGCTGATATACGAGGTAAACAGCAATTCAAACACTCCGCGCGACCATTTGAGCTGTTGTTTATAGTAAGCTGAAAGTGTTGCCGGTACTAACCCTCGTGTTAACACCTCCGGAACGTAAAGCGATTTCCAGCCTTTGGCATGCATTTGCATGGCAGTGTGCATATCTTCGGCCAGGCCCGCAGCATGCCCGCCAATCGACTCGAGTGCCGTACGCCTGAAGGTACAATTGGCGCCGATGGCCTGTACCGTGCCATAGCTGTTCATGCACATCATCATGGGGCCATAAAACTGATAAGTTTGCTGAGCTGCACCTTTGGCCACCCAGCTATCCTCCTGGTTATAATAAGCCTGCACCACTTGTACATAGCCAATTTCTTCGTTCTCAAAATAATCAACAACCTGGTCAAGAAAATTGGGTGCAGGTACATGATCAGGGTCAAGCACTACACATAACTCACCTGTTGATTGCTGTAGTGCATTGTTGATATTGCCGGCTTTGGCGTTTATTTTAAGCGTGCGGGTAACATGATGTATGCCTAATTCATGGCAAAGCGCTTTTAAATAGGCATCGTTTGCCTCATCGCATAAATAGGTTTGGTGCGGATAAGTAATATTTTTAACAGCCCGGAGCGTTTGCTCAATCATATTGTAAGGCTCACCAGCGCAAAAGGTAGTAAAAATATCAACAGTATACTGGCGGGACGCTTTGGGTTTGTTTGGTATACTGACAGACCAGTAATGATACCATTCGTAACCTATTTTAAAAAAGGAAAAGATAAAGGTAACCATGAGCAGCCAGTAAAGGGTTTTGTTGCCCATTACCTGCGGCTGCAAAAGCTTGTACAGAAAAAAAACCATTAGCCCCAAGCCTATCACAATCATAGTGCGCAGGTTGATCTTTTGCTTAAAATCGGGGCCTTTCATTGCGTACTGGTTTGGGGGTTATTAAGTACATAAAACGGAATATTACAAGCGGCAAAATAATTTTGCTTGTTGTAGGCATATACATATAAGCGATAGGGCCCTTCTTTTTTGGGTGCGCGGAATGTAACTTGTTTACCGGTGCTTGCAGTAACGAATGAATGCAGTATTGGTGCAACCTCCTTTTGGCTGTAGATATCATTTACCTGGTGGTAGTTTTCGGGAAATAACTGCCATTGATAAGTGATATTAGCGGTATCAGTGCCATATAGGTATACCTGTCCCTGTGCCGTGGTATTACCGGCCAGTAAGATATTGTCCTGGCTGCCCAAAAAGTTGAGCAAAATACATTTTAGCGGAGGGGCTTTAGCAGCCGTTTTTTTGCCTGTCCATAAATAGTTCATTGTATTCACGGTTTGGCTGCTCCTTCCGGCTTTGTCAAACAATCCGAACCAAGTAGGCGTATACTCTTGTTTTTGGCCCCAGTAAAATACCAGCGAGCCTAAAAAGCGCGGGTTACTAAGCGGCATTTGGTTCTGGTAAATTGCCTGGTACTGTTCGGCTTTTTTAAAAGTAGAATTTTCGATAAAAGATCCCCATGCCGTCTGATTGTTGGTATACCACGGTCCGTCAATACCCCATTCAGTAACCAGAAAAGGCCCTTTCCACAGCCACTCAAAATCTTTAAGGTTATGTTTCAGGTGTTTTATATCGCCAAAAATGTTTAAGGATATAAAATCAATAGCGGTTCTAAATTTAATACAGGCAATATTTTTACGCTGAAAGTTGATGATAGTAGTAGTTACCGGGTGGTTTGGGTCATCATGGTGAATCATGTCAACCACTTGGTTAAACGCGGTATAAAAACGATTGTAATTGGGCTTGTACGGAAAGGCCAACTCATTACCTATGCACCAGCTAAGTAATGCCGGATGGTGTTTGTACCGGTTTACGGTTGTTTTAAGGTTTTTATAGTGGGCAGCTACTTTAGTTTCATCATTATAAAAATCATCCATATTTTTATTATCAGGCATGGGTAGCCCTACCACAACAGCCATATGATAAGCCTGCGCAGAATCTAAGATAGCGTCTATATGGGCAGTATCCCATACCCTGATGGTATTACCACCGGCATTGCTTAATGCCTTGAGGTTAGTAAAACCCGAAGCGCCTTTTACAAAAAATGGTTTACCGTTACGATAAAACCGATAGGTGCCATGTTCGGATTTTATGTATACCGTTCCGGCTGGTTGCTTGGGCTTGCAGCCGGCAAATAACAGGCACCAAAAAAAATATAAACAAAGGTTAAAAAAACAGGGTTTCATCGCCACTAATACGTATTGCGTTTACACGCTTAGCTCTGTGTATTGTGGTGTTTTATACGCAAAAAAGGCAAAAATGGTTAGGTTAGCACTACCAGTTTTAGCACCGTAACTGCTAATTAATAACGTTTAATGGTAATTAAAGTAGATTTTACTTAGCAAAACAGGTATTTCAGTAAAATGCGTAACAACAACTCTCGGTTAACTATCAGCTTTGTTTATACCAAGCAGGCAGGAATAATAACATTAAAAAAGCCGGAGCTGATCGCTGCCCTCATCTTTTTCGGTCCGGGGCACCGGGTCACCAAAGTTTGATACTGATATACCTAATAACCGCACTTTTACATCATCCAAGTTAGTTGCCATTAATAGCTGCTTCGCTGTATCACTTAACGTAGCAGCATCGGCTACTGCCGAAGTTAATGATTGATTGCGTGTGATTTGCTTAAAGTCGCTGTATTTTACCTTAAGGGTAATGGTACGGCCTTTAAGCTGGCGTCGCTCCAGTCGCTCGGCTACGGTCAGGGCAATCTTGTCCAGTTCGTCAAACATTTCTTCCGGCTCAGTAAGGTCGTATGCAAAGGTATCTTCGGCACCCATTGACTTGGTTTCGCGATGGGGCTGCACGGGGCGGTCATCTGTACCTCGTACAATCTGGTAATAGAACTTACCGGTTTTACCAAAATTTTTTATCAGGTCGGCTTCGGTCAGTTGCTTTAAATCCAGGCCGGTGTGCAGGCCCATCTTTTTCATCTTTTCGGCAGTTACTTTACCTACGCCAAAAAACTTTTCAACCGGCAGGGTTTCCATAAACCGCTCAATGGCCGATGGGCCGATAAATTTTAAGCCATCAGGTTTATTAATGTCCGAAGCAATTTTGGCCACAAATTTATTTATCGACACCCCGGCCGAAGCGGTAAGATGCAATTCGTCTTTAATGGCTTGTTTAATCAGCGTAGCAATCTCAATGGCCGAACCTATGTTTTGTTTGTCCTCGGTAACATCCAGGTAAGCCTCATCTAACGATAAGGGCTCAATCAAATCGGTATACCTGCTAAATATTTCGCGGATGTGATTAGAAACTTCTTTGTAAACTGCAAACCTTGGGTACACAAAAATAGCGTTAGGGCATAGCTGCACAGCTTTTTTAGATGACATGGCCGACCTTATCCCAAACTTGCGGGCCTCATAGCTGGCAGTTGCCACCACACCGCCACGCCCTTGAGGCGGCCCTCCAACCACCAAAGGTTTACCCCTATACTCCGGATGATCGCGCTGTTCTACCGAAGCATAAAAGGCATCCATATCAATATGGATTATTTTACGGTAAGAAACAGCGACAGCCATGTACAAAGATAAGTGCTATAGATATAAATAGGAAAATCATCATGGTTATTGCCCATACCCGCTGTTGATACCTGAAATTCTCTTCCCTATCTTTGCTGGCATGGAAACCATATCCTGGCAGGATTTTGAAAAAGTGGAACTACGGGCAGGCACTATACTCGACGTGCTCAACTTTCCGGAAGCCCGTAAGCCAGCGTATAAGCTAAAGGTTGATTTCGGCCCTTTGGGCATCAAATGGTCGAGCGCGCAAATCACTAAACATTATACTAAAGAAGAGCTGATTGGCAGGCAAATTTTGGGTGTGGTTAACTTTCCGGAAAAACAGATTGGCAAATTTATGTCGCAGTTTCTGGTAACCGGACTGGCCGATGAGGATGGAGATATTGTATTAACGGCTGTTGAAAGGCCAGTACCTAACGGAAGCAAATTAATTTAATGCGATTTATAAGTTTTGATAACGAAAGCAGCGTATCTCCCGACGAGTTTTTTATGAACGAAGCTTTGCGGGAGGCGCGGCAGGCGTATACTGAGGATGAGATACCTATTGGAGCGATAGTAACCTGCCAGGGCAAAATTATTGGCCGCGGGCATAATTTAACCGAGCGGCTCAATGATGTATCGGCCCATGCCGAAATGCAGGCATTAACTGCTGCCGCTAATTATTTAGGCGGTAAGTACCTGAAAGATTGCACG harbors:
- the dinB gene encoding DNA polymerase IV, whose protein sequence is MAVAVSYRKIIHIDMDAFYASVEQRDHPEYRGKPLVVGGPPQGRGGVVATASYEARKFGIRSAMSSKKAVQLCPNAIFVYPRFAVYKEVSNHIREIFSRYTDLIEPLSLDEAYLDVTEDKQNIGSAIEIATLIKQAIKDELHLTASAGVSINKFVAKIASDINKPDGLKFIGPSAIERFMETLPVEKFFGVGKVTAEKMKKMGLHTGLDLKQLTEADLIKNFGKTGKFYYQIVRGTDDRPVQPHRETKSMGAEDTFAYDLTEPEEMFDELDKIALTVAERLERRQLKGRTITLKVKYSDFKQITRNQSLTSAVADAATLSDTAKQLLMATNLDDVKVRLLGISVSNFGDPVPRTEKDEGSDQLRLF
- a CDS encoding membrane or secreted protein encodes the protein MFRVFRAAGLALMMISLMYTMAFGQSSKPPTYVDAKGVFRWTKDKKPIYLFGVNYTLPFAYGYRAVKALKLNHEQEIDKDVYHLARLGVDAFRVHVWDTEISDSAGNLKQNEHLRLFDYLVSKLEQRGIRIIITPIAFWGNGYPEPDEHTGSFSDKYGKNGALVNEQAFKAQERYLQQFFSHVNPYTGKTYTADDFIIATEINNEPHPSGPKARATEYIDRMKAAINSTGWNKPVFYNISESPWYADAVAKSKVDGFSFQWYPIGLVAGHEQKGNMLPNVDRYTYPYDTIPEFKNRARMIYEFDAADMLASYMYPAVARSFKQAGFQWVTQFAYDPLATAYGNTEYQTHFLNLAYIPAKAISLLIANRAFHTLPAGKKYGAYPLDSVFDAFRVSYKQSLSEMNTDKEFYYSGSTATQPRNGKVLQHVAGVGSSVVVKYPGYGAYFLDKLENGIWRLEVMPDAITIRDPFAQPSPSREAVHIAWNSQPMQIMLADLGSDFKVQGVNAQNSYTTTARQNSFTIKPGTYLLIKPGKNSSQWTAERKVGYLKLDEFVAPQPVSHEPYIAHNPATEVSTGKPIMVNIKAINIDSADKVTLLMKWPYSGPNHTAMTRVTPNDYTATIPPDGSGNGKISYRVVVQHGQDEYTTFPGGHKGNPNRWDYLNDDYWQTFVAAPNAAISLFNATIDQDKTNTYVPETAKQAKVQWAGGSVTGHLALSMSTPLLQQNQVLGMQLYIGDKLNNRASDLPGITKIIIKARTTGAPTAKLRLALINQDAAAYATTIELSADFKTIEIPLTSLKPDSALLLPRPYPGFMPLWFKAGSFTGFKLPEADKLGLTFNGPLNQEQSGKVASIEVESVWLEK
- a CDS encoding glycoside hydrolase family 2 TIM barrel-domain containing protein, which encodes MKPCFFNLCLYFFWCLLFAGCKPKQPAGTVYIKSEHGTYRFYRNGKPFFVKGASGFTNLKALSNAGGNTIRVWDTAHIDAILDSAQAYHMAVVVGLPMPDNKNMDDFYNDETKVAAHYKNLKTTVNRYKHHPALLSWCIGNELAFPYKPNYNRFYTAFNQVVDMIHHDDPNHPVTTTIINFQRKNIACIKFRTAIDFISLNIFGDIKHLKHNLKDFEWLWKGPFLVTEWGIDGPWYTNNQTAWGSFIENSTFKKAEQYQAIYQNQMPLSNPRFLGSLVFYWGQKQEYTPTWFGLFDKAGRSSQTVNTMNYLWTGKKTAAKAPPLKCILLNFLGSQDNILLAGNTTAQGQVYLYGTDTANITYQWQLFPENYHQVNDIYSQKEVAPILHSFVTASTGKQVTFRAPKKEGPYRLYVYAYNKQNYFAACNIPFYVLNNPQTSTQ
- a CDS encoding nucleoside deaminase, whose protein sequence is MRFISFDNESSVSPDEFFMNEALREARQAYTEDEIPIGAIVTCQGKIIGRGHNLTERLNDVSAHAEMQALTAAANYLGGKYLKDCTLYVTMEPCVMCAGASYWFQIGKIVFGAYDTRLGFGRLNQKITHPKTIITGGIRENECAELVRDFFRKKRTKS
- a CDS encoding glycosyltransferase, with amino-acid sequence MKGPDFKQKINLRTMIVIGLGLMVFFLYKLLQPQVMGNKTLYWLLMVTFIFSFFKIGYEWYHYWSVSIPNKPKASRQYTVDIFTTFCAGEPYNMIEQTLRAVKNITYPHQTYLCDEANDAYLKALCHELGIHHVTRTLKINAKAGNINNALQQSTGELCVVLDPDHVPAPNFLDQVVDYFENEEIGYVQVVQAYYNQEDSWVAKGAAQQTYQFYGPMMMCMNSYGTVQAIGANCTFRRTALESIGGHAAGLAEDMHTAMQMHAKGWKSLYVPEVLTRGLVPATLSAYYKQQLKWSRGVFELLFTSYISLFKKFTWRQKLHYGLLPLFYISGFIFLINFLIPVISLFTGLYPLKIDFTQFVLISVPYVTAVILIRHYVQQWVMEDRERGFHIVGGLLLIGTWWVFITGVVYTFFRKKVPYIPTPKDLNDPVNFKINLPNIAVLLLSMLAIAYGITQNLNPYTIFMAGIAGLNCLLMFFVLVSSAQIQMRNYQKRHQLVQAFLRGIHQAKGHFWLLRRKVYASVRAGSLAMVLGITTLSIAGMYNGSDGSSSIASFYPSGFLIGEFNITGVKPLVAGFKIDVAHTMAADAQERTPTVMANNFIFQSNNYGKPANQYRSAFVPQPSCYRDIHGVIYSKGNYWFKNAVTLDKRAIAADFAEMKRVGINTVKLYGPGIYDKTLLNEAAESGLKIQYSFWIPSPAAFVNDFDYLYELSDDIISVVNAQKSNPTITSWSLSNTALQQLDEYYKQPQLNVARKNYIRWMKQLVEQIKQQDPSRSLSAEVMAAPGLYSAINLLKTNIPALDAYGLVLTDEASLTHVTDSLKVPFYFSNANPRAFTNGNYPAQGVFYANWQDQLAASSITVDGLKGIYGRNKPYLHAISQAFHGNIAANHLPAVKILRPAISTAPGAKIPYQALVFMQNKWHLAAYLQTGLNYEWYMVRSNEWGKPIHVEKVGSGPTLKLAIPDAPSNYHLYLIAAQGHNINEAYSALDIPFYQ
- a CDS encoding tRNA-binding protein encodes the protein METISWQDFEKVELRAGTILDVLNFPEARKPAYKLKVDFGPLGIKWSSAQITKHYTKEELIGRQILGVVNFPEKQIGKFMSQFLVTGLADEDGDIVLTAVERPVPNGSKLI